A stretch of DNA from Carya illinoinensis cultivar Pawnee chromosome 12, C.illinoinensisPawnee_v1, whole genome shotgun sequence:
ATTTATGTGCAGTCATCACTATTTTGAAACAACAATACGGCTGAACTGTAACAAGGTAGTATGTGTGAGTGTGAGTTGTTAGTGGTTTTGTAATTGGATTAGTCTCCCATCACAATAGAGGTTTTAAATTGAGAGGGAATTAGTAACTAATATGGATGTGTTTTGATAATCATTTAGATTCAAATCTCCTCCCTCTAGCTCTTGTATCCAAATGCAACTTATTTTATGTTCTCTTCAAATATCACTATCATACACCACATTTACTTCAAATTGATCCATCTGATTGTTTTGGGGTATTGGAATCAGTTGATTACGAAATTTTTCCCAAGTTCAAATTAATCAACATAATGGTTCCCACTGATTTATGCATCAACCTTGACTTGTAACATACTtggaattttattatatattaaggtAGGTAGGTAGGTTTCATTCCCTTTATCATATGTCATGATGTTTATATAAGAAAACATCATGACAGATTTTTTGAATTGAAACTCTATCAATTCTGAAAGGAAAATCCAGAAATGACCCCCCTAATTAACAAGAGTCTAATAAAATGACCTTTTTTTTGTGGGTTGTGCATGGAGAATTTCAGGCTAGCTACCAACTCTATCTACCattattcaaaaaaacaaatacattaCCAGAATCACAAAGACAAATGCAAAATCATAGCCTGCAAACTCACAAGTACAAATGCAAACTCACAGACCCAAATATGAAGTATTTCAAGTGAAAATGAAAGCATGAAAAATGATGAATGCATCAATGTGAAATCAATGTGAAAATGGAAGCATGAAAATTTCAAGTGCAAACTCACAGACCCAAATAATGAATGCATCAATGTGAAATCAAATTAAAACCCTAGACCAACAGAATCAAAAAGAATCAGAAAACTCACAACCAGCAAAATCaaaaatacaaatgcaaaatcGCAAACCCAAATGGCAAACCCTAAACAGATTACACAAATGTAAACCCAAATGCAAAATCACGCGAAAATCAAACATAAACCAGAAAAAGGAATCCACccaaatcgagagagagagggagagagagagagagagagagagagattaacataCCTTAGCTAGATTACACAGAGAGAAGATTTGCTATGCAATCGCCACGGGCCCTAGGGTTCTTGAGAGACGAGCGTGAGAGAAGACGAGTGAGAGATTCAGACGATGAGACGAGTGAGAGACCGGGTTACGTTTCCGGAAAATCTAAATGGTAAGGAGAAACGGTGTCGTTTCGGGGAAAAAACATAGTAACCGGGTCTATAACCCGGTTACGGATTACCGGGTTATAAAACCGGATCCgtaaccggatccggatttaTAACAACCGCCCGGGtgtaatccgggcggataaccgcccggattCACCCGGATCCGGATTTCCGGACCGGATCCGGAAAAAAAccggtccggatgcacacccctaacAGGCGTGTCGCCTAACCGGGTCGTGCGTTTATTGTTTAACAGACATGAACTGGTCGGACCGGAGTTCACGTCTCGTGTTGTTTGCGTCGCACTGGACCACCTAGAGCACATTTTAGGAGAGAATCATCTCCGCAATTcacaattaattttttaattttttattctttcctattgctaaatatatattatatagatgattaatagaaaattttaatttatttaaaattaataaaagcaaatttaaaaaaaaatatatatatgtatatatatatgacatgtgGAACGGTAGCAAAACCATTTCTTCGGGATTTTACCAACTGTGCTTGTGTCAGCGGCTCGCGTTACCAGTGGGACTAACAGTCTAACAGGGTCGGTGGCGCACGTTAGCAGTGGGCAGGGGAGTgttttttttgctctttttcttCCTAATCACTTTTACGCGTGAAGCGGTGTATAGAGCCATTAGATTCTCTCTGCTTCCCTGGGCTTTTGATGACTAATACCTGAGAGACTCTGGAGCTGCATAGATCTCGAGGTAACGAGCAAGCACTTGCACTTTCGGTTTTCGTAGTCTTTTTTAGCGGTTTTCGTAGCACTCGGCTTCCTAAAGTTCCTACTGGCCATTGTCCACTCTATGCAATTGCAATAAAAGTGAACCTTTTGTGCAGTATCTGCTCATTAATGTACTTTGGACATGTCTGTCCCTGGACTTCCCTTGAGCCCTTTTTACGTTTTTATTGTAGCTTAAGCAGTTTAACTCAACTAACAAATCATCCATTACTACCGGCTGTGGGAAGTTTTAAAGGGTTCttgatattttcatatatttcttttttccccGCCCCAGGGACCTGGTTCTTCGTTTAGGATATAAATGTCTTTTTGGCTCATGCTAGAACGGGATTGGCAACTGAGCTGTTTTGGTTGCCGCTAAAATATTGAGCAATTGACGGTAATTGTTTGCCATTTGCCCTCGTTGCTACCAACTATTTTGAACCTCTTTTATGTAATTGTAAGGATAGTAATGGATAACTCATGGATAaattctacttataaaaaaaaaactcatggatgaattctttttgtagttttataTTAACATAATCTCATCATTGTAAATAGAAAAATCTTGATCGCTATCTTTTTAAGACAAATGGCTGattaacccctaggggttggctcaagggcttgggggtatgcttcccccaagtctaaggttcaaatccccttgggttcatacaatctctaggggccatcggatTGAAGGATTTTCTCATTGAATTACCTGAAGTACACTTGCAGGAAACTTCTtaccgagggcctgtgcactcCCAAGATTAGTCAGGTTGTTGTTTCTGGATTCCcggtgccaattaaaaaaaaaaaaaaaaaagactagtgGCTAAGGAAATTGTTGGCCTTATACTGGACTTCCGTGATTATTGTCCAAATCTTATAAGAACCCACAATATTTACAGGACAGCTATCAAGGAGGTTAGCAGAGTAAGAGCCAAGACTTTGTAGTAAACACATACTAGTTTTACAAAGTCAGGATGAGTCGGGTCAACTGAGAGTTGTCATACTTACAAGGCTGAAAGTCATGGCTCTTTTGTCCTTGTgtataatcattctgattgctttAATGTTTGTTCTTTTTTCATGGCTTCATGTGAAATGCCAATCAAGTATTCGGGTTTATCCTTCAATTATCTTTGATACTTTATTGCCACTAATCATGTTAAATACATGTAGGGATGCAAGCCTGTTGATCGCATGGACGTGATTGTTGGATCTGCGGCATCAAGCCCATGTTCGTCTTACCAACCAAGTCCCCGTGCTTCATTCAACCCAAGCCCAGGCTCCTCTTCTTTCCCGAGCCCATCATCCTCTTCCTATGCTGCTAATCCGAATGCTGATGGCAGTTCGCTCATCCCATGGCTGAAAAATCTCTCTTCTGCATCACCTTCAGCCTCCTCTTCCAAGTTCCCTCATCTCTACATTCATAGTGGTTCAATTAGTGCTCCTGTTACCCCTCCATTGAGCTCCCCACCTGCTTGTACACCCCGATTCAGATCTGATTGGGATGACCAATCTGCCCGTCCAGGCTGGGTTGGGCAGCATTACTCATTCCTTCCATCTTCCACTCCACCAAGCCCTGGACGCCAAATTCTTCCTGATCCAGAATGGTTTGCTGGAATTCAAATCCCCCAGGGTGGGCCAAATTCTCCAACATTCAGCCTTGTCTCTTCAAATCCATTTGGCTTCAAGGAAGAGGCTTTAGCTGGTGGTGGATCTCGTATGTGGACTCCTGGACAAAGTGGGACATGCTCTCCTGCCATGGCTGCAGGGTATGATCACACTGCTGATATTCCTATGTCTGAGGCAGTTTCAGACGAGTTTGCATTTGGGAGCCACACAACAGGGCTGGTGAAGCCATGGGAAGGAGAGAGGATTCATGAAGAATGTGGAGATGATCTGGAGCTCACTCTTGGAAGCTCAAAGACCAGGTGTGTTGCCGTGGACATGTGATAAGGTACGTTAATTGGATTGCTTGGACTCTTTCGTTACTTACTTCAAACATGTTATATTGCAGGTAAATGATTGCACAAGTGAAACAATCAGCGGTCGCTTGTATAAACTCTGAGCTgtttaagaaaatgtttttttttttttcccctttttcttttcttttttctaagaTCTAAGCGAGCACAACAGTAGgtgtttttatattgtttatttcatttcttttcagatattatttttttgtcatttacATATAGGTAGTTCTTCGAAGTGTCGGGTGCTTTTACAACCCTTCAATGTGGTGGTTCTCTGTTTAAACTGATGCCGTTGAAATGATCGATATACATGTATGGATGAGTTGCTATTGATTTGGTTTGCACTTGGATGAGTTACTattatttccttttcctttcagATATTGTTCTATATATAGGCAGTTCTTAGAAGTGTCGGGTGCTTTTACAACCCTTCGATGTGGTGATTCTCTGTTTAAACTGATACCATTGAAAGGATCAAATATAAGTTTATGGATGAGTTGCTATCGGTTTGCTTTTCCATTGGAAGCAATGTCAATGACTGAGGACCCCTTTACTGTATAACTCAATGGCCAAACCTGTTGTGAAATTTTGGATGGAAAAGAGTATTATCCTGTCCTGTACATTCTTTGACATTATAATGTACTGCCcagacttttttttatttatttttgtaaaaatttggaTAGAAAAgacttttatcttttcttttttattaatattctatGACATTATGATGGTCTCTGCATGTTATCCAGTCCACTTACTTTCAAGCTTATTATTTCAATCCATCtttatttgttgcttttattagTGAGAGATGCTTAATTTAGGTGCTTACTGTCGTGACATAGAGTTTGTCAATAAAGGACGAGGCATTTCTCAGACGGCGAAAATTTGATGTGGGCCCTAGCCACTTCTACCACCTTCATGGAAACGGCCGCAGAGGTCTATCCCTGTGGAGTGCCagtttcactttcttttgaccAAAATTTAAGGTCATGAtatctatttaaataataataaaataatttaaaaatatcaacCGTTCTTCCTAAAGATGTGTATAGAAAATCAACAAGATGATGGGCCCACTCATGCCAATCCCAGTGGGTTTTGAATTTGATCTCTTTTGGAAGTTTGTTCAGCGATCATTTTCAAACCGTTTATAGCAATTATATGAAGTGTAATTTTGATGTGATATTTTTGTGGCCACAGATTTGTCGATATAAAGCCGAAAAagtcattatttaaaaaaaaaaaaaatttgatgagACGCTCTGCCCTGTGTTCGTACGAATCGTAACCTACATTTCTTCCCCATGTTTCCTACTTGTTTCGTCCGAACTGTGCTTGTGTTTCAGATGCCGTGATGTGTTGTGGCCTGGAATGGATAGACCATATATATGGTCacgtgacataatttaatttataaaattttaatttaaaattttattttttaaataaaataaaataatataaatgacgtgtaatgtaaaaaattttaaatagaattattctttcCACAACCAATTACTGCTTGTCGTCACTTTCATAGTTTTGGCAGTAATGGTAGTCCAGTGTTAGTCTCGGCTGATATTTATTTTCTACATGgatttacaattataaaagaataaaatacaaaataaaaactattatatatttttagagtATGGATGACAACACAATActctctcattttatcttaatatatcatgtaattaaatctttttatatataatatatagaatttttttatataaatataattttaattagcatgat
This window harbors:
- the LOC122289043 gene encoding BES1/BZR1 homolog protein 4-like isoform X1 — protein: MTSGSRLPTWKERENNKRRERRRRAIAAKIFSGLRMYGNYKLPKHCDNNEVLKALCNEAGWTVETDGTTYRKGCKPVDRMDVIVGSAASSPCSSYQPSPRASFNPSPGSSSFPSPSSSSYAANPNADGSSLIPWLKNLSSASPSASSSKFPHLYIHSGSISAPVTPPLSSPPACTPRFRSDWDDQSARPGWVGQHYSFLPSSTPPSPGRQILPDPEWFAGIQIPQGGPNSPTFSLVSSNPFGFKEEALAGGGSRMWTPGQSGTCSPAMAAGYDHTADIPMSEAVSDEFAFGSHTTGLVKPWEGERIHEECGDDLELTLGSSKTRCVAVDM
- the LOC122289043 gene encoding BES1/BZR1 homolog protein 4-like isoform X2, with translation MTSGSRLPTWKERENNKRRERRRRAIAAKIFSGLRMYGNYKLPKHCDNNEVLKALCNEAGWTVETDGTTYRKGCKPVDRMDVIVGSAASSPCSSYQPSPRASFNPSPGSSSFPSPSSSSYAANPNADGSSLIPWLKNLSSASPSASSSKFPHLYIHSGSISAPVTPPLSSPPACTPRFRSDWDDQSARPGWVGQHYSFLPSSTPPSPGRQILPDPEWFAGIQIPQGGPNSPTFSLVSSNPFGFKEEALAGGGSRMWTPGQSGTCSPAMAAGYDHTADIPMSEAVSDEFAFGSHTTGLVKPWEGERIHEECGDDLELTLGSSKTR